A DNA window from Pogona vitticeps strain Pit_001003342236 chromosome 2, PviZW2.1, whole genome shotgun sequence contains the following coding sequences:
- the LOC144587365 gene encoding LOW QUALITY PROTEIN: uncharacterized protein LOC144587365 (The sequence of the model RefSeq protein was modified relative to this genomic sequence to represent the inferred CDS: inserted 2 bases in 1 codon), which yields MQRLWMMNRRRIDQEDLGHPLQKDIKKRGKRELKTQLGRNGCHMKELTQGRNKINTCHLSSHQITHTEEKLYPCMECGKSFSQSSALSSHQRTHTGEKPYKCMECGKSFTDRSTRRSHQRTHTGDKPYKCIECGKSFSHSCFLSSHQRIHTGEKPYKCMDCGKSFSQKGTLTSHQRTHTGEKPYKCMECGKSFSQKGNLSSHQRTHTGEKPYKCMDCGKSFSQKGTLSSHQRTHTGEKPYKCMECGKTFSHSSALSSHQRTHAGEKPYKCKQCGKSFSHSSALSRHERTHTGEKPYKCMDCGKSFSQKGTLTSHQRTHTGEKPYKCIECGKSFSQKGTLTSHQRTHTGEKPYKCMECGKTFSHISDLSSHQRTHTGEKPYKCMECGKTFSHSSALSSHQRTHVGAKPYKCKQCGKSFSHSGALSSHQRTHTGEKPYKCMECGKSFTHSGALSSHLRTHTGEKPYKCMECGKSFTHSSVLNSHQRTHMGXQPYKCVECGKSFSQSSHLSSHQRTHTGEKPCKCMKCGKSFRQSDNLSLHQRNHTGQKPYKCMECGKIFSQTSSLRSHLNIHAGEKA from the exons atgatgaacaggagaagaatTGACCAGGAAGACCTGGGGCATCCGCTGCAGAAAGAcataaagaagaggggaaaaagagaattgAAAACCCAACTAGGCAGGAATGGATGTCACATGAAGGAACTCACACAAgggagaaacaaaataaatacatgtcaCCTCAGTAGCCATCAAATAACTCATACAGAGGAGAAACTGTATCcgtgtatggaatgtggaaagagcttcagtcagagcagtgccctgagttcacatcaaagaactcacactggggagaaaccatataaatgcatggaatgtggaaagagtttcactgACAGGAGTACCCGtagatcacatcaaagaactcacactggggacaaaccatataaatgcatagaatgtgggaagagcttcagtcacagctgtttcttgagttcccatcaaagaattcatactggggagaaaccatataaatgcatggattgtgggaagagcttcagtcagaagggTACCCTgacttcccatcaaagaactcacactggggagaaaccatataaatgcatggaatgtgggaagagcttcagtcagaagggtaacctgagttcccatcaaagaacgcacacaggggagaaaccatataaatgcatggattgtgggaagagcttcagtcagaagggtaccctgagttcccatcaaagaactcacactggggagaaaccatataaatgcatggaatgtggaaagaccttcagtcacagcagtgccctgagttcacatcaaagaactcacgctggggagaaaccatataaatgtaagcaatgtgggaagagcttcagtcacagcagtgccctgagtagacatgaaagaactcacactggggagaaaccatataaatgcatggattgtgggaagagcttcagtcagaagggTACCCTgacttcccatcaaagaactcacactggggagaaaccatataaatgcatagaatgtgggaagagcttcagtcagaagggTACCCTgacttcccatcaaagaactcacactggtgagaaaccatataaatgcatggaatgtggaaagaccttcagtcaCATCAGtgacctgagttcccatcaaagaactcacactggtgagaaaccatataaatgcatggaatgtggaaagaccttcagtcacagcagtgccctgagttcacatcaaagaactcacgtTGGGgcgaaaccatataaatgcaagcaatgtgggaagagcttcagtcacagtggtgccctgagttcccatcaaagaactcacactggggagaaaccatataaatgcatggaatgtgggaagagcttcactcACAGTggtgccctgagttcacatctaagaactcacactggggagaaaccatataaatgcatggaatgtgggaagagcttcactcACAGCAGTGTGctgaattcacatcaaagaactcacatggG GCAACCAtataaatgcgtggaatgtgggaagagcttcagtcagagcagtcacctgagttcacatcaaagaactcacactggagagaaaccatgtaaatgcatgaaatgtggaaagagcttcaggcagagTGATAACctgagtttacatcaaagaaATCACACTGGacagaaaccatataaatgcatggaatgtggaaagatcttTAGTCAAACCAGTAGCCTTAGGTCCCATCTAAATATTCACGCTGGGGAGAAAGCATAG